The region CTGGGATgtattatcctgctgaaagaggccactgccattaAGGAATACAGTCGCCATGCATCCgtgtacttggtctgcaacaatAGGTCGGTGGAATGTGTCATAGTCACAGCCACATGAATACCAGCACCCAAGGTTTCCAGTAGATCATTGCCCAGAGTATCACACTGCTTCTGCTGGCTTGTCTTCTTCCTGTAGTGCATCTTGGTGCTGTATTTTCCCCAAGTCAACTTAATTCATGTCACCTGTCAGTAATGTTGCGAATAACCGGGTTATGTTGGCTGTCTGGCTGGGGGTACGCAGGAACTGCACTGGGAACTTGTTTTAATTGATTGTTGATATGTGCATCAGTGAAATTGCATGTTTGATTCTGGCTTTTTTCCCTCTAAATAGAGACTAAAGAAGCAGGCCTTGATAATAGACACATAGTAGATGATGGTAAATCTCAGAAACTGACGAGAGATGACATTGAATCACTCAAAGAGCAAGGGTTGAAGGGCCAGGTATATATTGCACTTCCAAGGTCTTGGAActttttgtttgacattttcacattactTGTGAGTCACTGCTTACACTTCATGACTAAATATCCCTAAATTAAAagggcatttaaaaaaattgttcatTTTTCCCAACTTTTAGGAAATTATTCAGCAGCTTATAGACAATAGTACAACATTCAGGGATAAAACTGAATTTGCTCAGGAGAAATacatcaagaaaaaaaagaaaaagtaagtAGGAAAAACATCTTATTTCTGGATGATAATTTGTACATATGACTTCCTAATTTGTATTCATACAATATGTCTACAGGTATGAGAGCCACATAACAGTACTGAAGCCTAGCACCCGTATTCTAGCCATGATGTACCATGGCAGAGAACCTGGAAAAGTATGGTACGTGATGAAACTGGTCTGTATAGCTGCTACCCCACCACTAGAAGACAACTAAAAGCTAAATTCTTGATTGTCATTCTTGATGTTGCTCTGCACATTGCAGGTTGTGGCTTTATACAAGTGTCTGTCTGGAGAGTCTTAGGTCTTTGTTCCTGtctacattttcatattattccCTTGTACAGTCATCTGCGGTATGACACGTTGGCACAGCTGCTGACGCTGGGGAACATCCATGCGGGCAGTAAGATTATTGTGTTTGAGACGTGTGCTGGCCTCGTTCTCGGCTCTGTTATGGAGAGAATGGGAGGTATAAGCAGATTCCTTGTTATTAATCTGTATAGTGATCTATTATATACAGCTTTATGCTCTCACTCAGTGTGCTCAGGTGTGATGATAAAGATATCAGTGCTGCATAGAACATAATTTTTATATTGACCTATTTATGCTTTGATTTGGCTGTTGCTGGTTCTTTCTTCAGTACTAGTTAGATTTGACACATTTATGGCACTCCTCAAACATACAAATCACTTTTGCACTCTCTATCCCAGGCTATGGCTCAGTGATCCAAATGTATCCAGGCAGAGGTCCGGTCCGAGCAGCCATGGAGAGCTTTGGCTTCCCCTCACACTTCCACGACACACTGCATGAGTTCCCCCTTTGTAAGGTCAATGCCATGCTGTCAGGAACACTGAACTTAGACGAGAAGGACCCAGACGGGCAGAGCGACGGGCGCCTGGGCGAGCAGTCTGCCTCCTCCCGGCTCTCCTCGGGTGGGAGCAAGGAGGGAAGCTCCGAGTCACAGAGTATGGAGGTGTGCACACAGCAGGCCAGAGCCAAGGAGGTGGTGCAGACAGAGAAGCTGCGTGATCAAAAAGTGAGCCCCCAACAGAACACATGAGAAGTGCAGGACTCAGTTACCCTTTCATGGCTGAAGGAACAGATAATCCCAGTATTCCCGAGCTGTGTACAGATGGTACACTAGAGTTTATAAAGTCTACGGGTTAGAAAGCACCTAGTCATAACCTGCGTTGTTCTTTCTATGGTAGGCACAAGAGAAGAGAGTGAAGatagaggagaagaggaggaggctggctgctgctgctgccctgCTGGAGGGGCGAAATGCAGACGGGTGAGTCCTCTGTTTCAGGCCTGTGAATCCAAGCAGTGCAacaggaaatgttttgtttctcagCATAAATGCTATTGTcacacagagagggggaaaCCTTCCTTGTGAACATTTGCTGGCTACAGTATAGTGGTTCATGAAAACTAGATGGTCCTAGTGGTTCATACAGCAGAAAAGATCCTTTATGTTTAGACCCCTATGTAAATTATGCAATAGTCTAGATCACGTATTTAAAATGGCCCGCTTTCCTTATAAAGGTTGGCCTCAGGTAAATGTGTTGCATTCCAGAGTGGTTTACAGTAAAATGGGTTAACGTGCTTTGCTGCCACATATCTGTTGTCCCTGAAGCCATGTCTGGCAGTCTTAGTGTTTAAGTATCATTTCAAGTTGTGTGGCATTTCTTCATATTAATAACATTCTCATGGTCTAAAAGAACTATTTTGTTAAATTACATCTCTGTGACACATGGTAACATCAGTAAGGCTTGTCATTTTGTACCTTATTGGTTTTGTAGCTAAGTTATAATCAGTCCCTGATTTTGTAAGTCCATGTGAATGTATGAGATGTCTAGTGCCTGTCTGGTGTGGCTCACGCGTGGATTTCTCTTTACAGTCTAGTGATTGCCAGCCGTTTCCACCCATGTCCTCTGCTGCTGGGCTTGCTGAAGTTTGTGGCTCCATCAAGACCATTTGTAGTGTATTGCCAGTACAGAGAGGTActgatgttgattttttttttttccccccatcttGCTTTACAAAATGTCATTGTCTGATGAATTATAAACCCTTATAAAGTGtaataaattgctttttttttgttagccCTTAATTGAATGCTATACAAAGCTTAGGGAGCAGGGAGGAGCAATCAATATTCGACTGACGGACACGTGGGTCAGGCATTACCAGGTGAGATTATTACTTGGGGTCAATAATTGTGAGCATATTTTCACTATCTGAATTGGACTGTTATTGTCATTCATTTGACATGTTGTGTTTGAGGGAGGGCATTCTGTTTTCCACTTCTCTAAAGTCCCATGTAATGTTCGTCCCAGGTATTGCCCAACAGGACCCATCCCATGCTGctgatgagtggtggtggaggctaTGTGCTTTCTGGAATCACGGTCTCTGCTGAAACTGTCA is a window of Electrophorus electricus isolate fEleEle1 chromosome 3, fEleEle1.pri, whole genome shotgun sequence DNA encoding:
- the trmt6 gene encoding tRNA (adenine(58)-N(1))-methyltransferase non-catalytic subunit TRM6, producing the protein MADAVVETDVECRISEGDYVVLKRGDVYKSVQIDKKKKVIFEKQWIFLDGAVGELYGSTFEVDAGGKLGLRKASNTGNSTGDGETKEAGLDNRHIVDDGKSQKLTRDDIESLKEQGLKGQEIIQQLIDNSTTFRDKTEFAQEKYIKKKKKKYESHITVLKPSTRILAMMYHGREPGKVCHLRYDTLAQLLTLGNIHAGSKIIVFETCAGLVLGSVMERMGGYGSVIQMYPGRGPVRAAMESFGFPSHFHDTLHEFPLCKVNAMLSGTLNLDEKDPDGQSDGRLGEQSASSRLSSGGSKEGSSESQSMEVCTQQARAKEVVQTEKLRDQKAQEKRVKIEEKRRRLAAAAALLEGRNADGLVIASRFHPCPLLLGLLKFVAPSRPFVVYCQYREPLIECYTKLREQGGAINIRLTDTWVRHYQVLPNRTHPMLLMSGGGGYVLSGITVSAETVTLGARQNAAGEPAAKRIKRDEITSTSNSSA